The Temnothorax longispinosus isolate EJ_2023e chromosome 7, Tlon_JGU_v1, whole genome shotgun sequence genome contains a region encoding:
- the Per gene encoding period circadian regulator isoform X4 yields the protein MEEVFVENAKVSDSGYSNTCSNSQSQRSSGSSVSRNSNRSESSGYCTRRPSTFGSSNEALPQPISKRKNKEHKKKKSKAALNAAAEAEADMKTVTALPEIASYNAAAPANTVLGQKPEEVTTVELVDATDPGEHNGDTVADPEAGLASRTVPPDDSTSQANEGFCAVISMHDGLVLYTTPSICTALGYLKDAWIGRSFIDYVHPKDKTTLADQITSGIASPQEESKGINGRRASLFCGLRRFTRYNVLKGYRADARSNLYLPFHLTLSFRDRTAEQQPSNRVMFLVVTAQPVHSAYKAPEETIISSVFTTRHTATCHLSHVDPDVVQYFGYLPQDMVGRSLFDFYHPEDLPFIKDIYETVIRLEGSSFRSKPYRFAVQNGGCVVLETEWSSFINPWTKKLEFVVGQHRVLKGPVDPDIFRVSRDTECGYLASISEEVLKEAKIIQGEIRALLDQSIQRTSDITEHDVSKRCKDLASFMESLLQETKVPGVGKDGLLAADELRSFSEHDSVMLGEISPHHEYYDSKSSTETPPSYNQLNYNENIERFFQSKPPVATMYGSDEENVNSSNDEGARKYMSLINGSGTSGSGSAENLSSGSNNQTSSASRGDVSNTASNSNTTATESFKPPTLTETLLNRHNEDMEKLMMQKHRELRSSIKNSDKLKDSRIKTEKVNGIDQSAHYANQGHGVKRSGSHSWEGDSFKVSKHDKISRTSTAGPANLTTTFTSMNIDQSTVVQTGANINLWPSLSVTMPSSAPTQSCVPSHNTNSEAVPRFPLLPSVIPVYYIPVAQPNESATTMSSSQEKLGPPPSTQPTQQSPYMFAPVSYVATAMAGVIYPAVIGAPPPRAMMYRPFLIPEQAPAATTRENQQLNDKCPDRKRPASQATSVKAEPGSTMAMSESSKKEKAVSEGLLIMKDHHRPTDYNGDESSSSSFYSSFLYKSSDSSCNPDQKTCEVSSEEYTKCHQGMRRKDPPWLEGVQLTPELIYEYQMHPKTLNEVLKTDLDAMKNFNQPLLVNDQLEQLYLDLEMESFGTKLILEEGMTSSGSDSESSNCSWTESQRKQRRRMVKYGKLMMIHEENAPLPSPLPSQTISYEHS from the exons ATGGAGGAGGTATTCGTGGAGAACGCCAAGGTGTCGGACTCGGGATACTCCAACACCTGCAGCAACAGCCAGTCGCAGCGCAG CAGCGGCAGCTCGGTCTCGAGGAACAGCAATCGCTCCGAAAGCAGCGGCTACTGCACTAGACGTCCCTCGACCTTCGGATCCAG CAATGAAGCGCTGCCGCAGCCGATCAGCAAGAGGAAGAACAAGGAgcacaagaagaagaagtcgAAAGCGGCGCTCAACGCCGCCGCCGAGGCGGAAGCCGACATGAAGACAGTGACCGCGCTACCGGAAATCGCGTCGTATAACGCTGCCGCGCCGGCAAACACCGTACTTGGCCAGAAACCAG AAGAGGTGACCACCGTAGAATTGGTGGACGCAACGGATCCCGGCGAGCACAACGGCGACACCGTCGCAGACCCGGAAGCAGGACTTGCTTCACGAACGGTCCCCCCGGACGATTCCACGTCTCAGGCCAAT GAGGGATTTTGCGCGGTGATTTCGATGCACGACGGTCTCGTGCTGTACACAACCCCGTCGATATGCACCGCCCTTGGCTATCTCAAAGACGCCTGGATCGGCCGATCTTTCATCGATTATGTGCATCCGAAGGACAAAACCACCTTGGCCGATCAGATCACCAGTGGCATCGCCTCGCCGCAAGAGGAATCTAAgg GCATCAATGGCAGAAGAGCGAGTTTGTTCTGCGGCCTGCGGAGGTTTACCAGGTACAACGTGCTGAAAGGGTATCGCGCGGACGCCAGGTCGAACTTGTACCTGCCATTTCACCTGACCTTGTCGTTCCGGGACCGAACGGCCGAGCAACAGCCCAGCAACCGAGTTATGTTCCTCGTAGTTACCGCTCAACCCGTCCATTCCGCATACAAAG CGCCAGAAGAAACAATAATATCTTCGGTATTCACAACCCGCCACACCGCGACGTGCCACCTATCCCATGTCGATCCCGACGTAGTCCAATACTTCGGCTATCTACCACAGGATATGGTTGGCCGTTCGCTGTTTGACTTCTACCACCCCGAGGATCTACCTTTCATCAAAGACATCTATGAGACT GTGATCAGGCTCGAAGGCTCCTCCTTCAGGTCGAAGCCGTACAGGTTCGCTGTGCAGAACGGGGGCTGCGTCGTTCTCGAGACCGAGTGGTCGTCCTTTATCAATCCCTGGACGAAAAAACTAGAGTTTGTCGTAGGTCAGCATCGGGTGCTCAAGGGGCCGGTGGATCCGGACATCTTCCGCGTGTCGCGCGACACCGAGTGCGGCTACCTGGCCAGCATCAGCGAGGAGGTGCTGAAGGAGGCCAAGATCATCCAGGGCGAAATACGGGCGCTTCTCGACCAG AGCATCCAGAGAACGTCAGATATAACCGAGCACGACGTGTCGAAGCGATGTAAGGATCTAGCGTCCTTCATGGAAAGTCTGCTGCAGGAGACGAAGGTGCCCGGGGTCGGCAAGGACGGACTGCTCGCGGCGGACGAACTCAGGAGCTTTTCG GAGCACGACAGCGTGATGCTCGGTGAGATCTCGCCCCATCACGAGTACTACGACAGCAAGTCTTCCACGGAGACGCCGCCGAGCTACAACCAACTCAACTACAACGAGAACATCGAGCGCTTCTTCCAGAGCAAACCGCCGGTCGCGACCATGTACGGCAGCGACGAGGAGAACGTTAACTCCAGCAACGACGAAGGTG CGCGGAAGTACATGTCGCTGATAAACGGCAGCGGGACAAGCGGCAGTGGTAGCGCGGAGAATCTGAGCAGCGGTTCCAACAATCAGACGAGCTCGGCGAGTCGGGGCGACGTGTCCAACACCGCCAGCAACAGCAACACCACCGCGACGGAGAGCTTCAAGCCGCCCACGCTGACGGAGACGTTGCTGAATCGCCACAACGAGGATATGGAGAAGCTGATGATGCAGAAGCACCGGGAGCTGCGCTCCAGCATCAAGAATAGTGACAAGCTGAAAGACTCGCGCATCAAGACGGAAAAGGTCAACGGCATAGATCAGAGCGCACATTATGCCAATCAGGGTCACGGAGTTAAGAGAAGCGGCAGTCATAGCTGGGAGGGTGATAGCTTCAAG GTATCGAAGCATGATAAAATCTCGAGAACAAGCACGGCGGGTCCGGCGAACCTTACGACTACTTTCACCAGCATGAATATCGATCAATCGACCGTAGTGCAAACGGGGGCGAATATTAACTTGTGGCCATCGCTGTCGGTCACCATGCCTTCCTCTGCACCTACACAATCCTGCGTTCCATCTCACAA tacCAATTCGGAGGCTGTACCCAGATTTCCGTTACTCCCGTCAGTGATACCGGTGTACTACATACCGGTAGCGCAACCCAACGAGTCCGCGACGACGATGTCGTCATCACAAGAGAAGCTGGGCCCACCGCCGTCAACGCAACCGACGCAACAGAGTCCTTACA tGTTTGCTCCAGTATCTTACGTCGCGACGGCGATGGCCGGAGTGATCTATCCGGCGGTGATCGGCGCACCTCCACCGCGTGCTATGATGTACCGACCCTTTCTAATACCTGAGCAAGCACCAGCGGCAACAACGCGCGAGAACCAGCAGCTCAATGACAAGTGTCCCGATCGCAAACGACCAGCCAGTCAGGCGACCAGCGTTAAGGCCGAGCCGGGGAGCACAATGGCCATGTCCGAGTCCTCCAAAAAGGAAAAGGCCGTATCAGAAGGCCTACTGATTATGAAGGATCATCATCGGCCGACTGACTACAACGGGGACGAGTCAAGCTCGTCCAGCTTCTATAGCAGCTTCCTGTACAAGAGCAGCGACAGTAGCTGCAATCCGGATCAGAAGACGTGCGAGGTCTCTTCCGAG GAATACACCAAATGTCATCAAGGAATGCGAAGGAAGGATCCACCCTGGCTAGAGGGCGTCCAACTGACGCCGGAGTTGATCTACGAGTACCAGATGCATCCAAAGACACTGAACGAGGTGCTAAAAACCGACCTAGACGCGATGAAGAACTTCAATCAGCCATTATTGGTGAACGATCAACTGGAACAGCTCTATCTGGACCTGGAGATGGAAAGTTTCGGCACCAAGCTCATCCTCGAGGAGGGGATGACGTCGAGCGGAAGCGATAGCGAAAGTAGCAACTGCAGTTGGACTGAATCGCAG CGCAAGCAAAGGAGAAGAATGGTGAAGTATGGCAAGCTAATGATGATCCATGAGGAAAATGCGCCTCTACCATCTCCGTTGCCGTCCCAGACTATATCTTACGAGCATTCATAA
- the Per gene encoding period circadian regulator isoform X1: MEEVFVENAKVSDSGYSNTCSNSQSQRSSGSSVSRNSNRSESSGYCTRRPSTFGSSNEALPQPISKRKNKEHKKKKSKAALNAAAEAEADMKTVTALPEIASYNAAAPANTVLGQKPEEVTTVELVDATDPGEHNGDTVADPEAGLASRTVPPDDSTSQANEGFCAVISMHDGLVLYTTPSICTALGYLKDAWIGRSFIDYVHPKDKTTLADQITSGIASPQEESKGINGRRASLFCGLRRFTRYNVLKGYRADARSNLYLPFHLTLSFRDRTAEQQPSNRVMFLVVTAQPVHSAYKAPEETIISSVFTTRHTATCHLSHVDPDVVQYFGYLPQDMVGRSLFDFYHPEDLPFIKDIYETVIRLEGSSFRSKPYRFAVQNGGCVVLETEWSSFINPWTKKLEFVVGQHRVLKGPVDPDIFRVSRDTECGYLASISEEVLKEAKIIQGEIRALLDQSIQRTSDITEHDVSKRCKDLASFMESLLQETKVPGVGKDGLLAADELRSFSGSRNPLLQEHDSVMLGEISPHHEYYDSKSSTETPPSYNQLNYNENIERFFQSKPPVATMYGSDEENVNSSNDEGARKYMSLINGSGTSGSGSAENLSSGSNNQTSSASRGDVSNTASNSNTTATESFKPPTLTETLLNRHNEDMEKLMMQKHRELRSSIKNSDKLKDSRIKTEKVNGIDQSAHYANQGHGVKRSGSHSWEGDSFKVSKHDKISRTSTAGPANLTTTFTSMNIDQSTVVQTGANINLWPSLSVTMPSSAPTQSCVPSHNTNSEAVPRFPLLPSVIPVYYIPVAQPNESATTMSSSQEKLGPPPSTQPTQQSPYMFAPVSYVATAMAGVIYPAVIGAPPPRAMMYRPFLIPEQAPAATTRENQQLNDKCPDRKRPASQATSVKAEPGSTMAMSESSKKEKAVSEGLLIMKDHHRPTDYNGDESSSSSFYSSFLYKSSDSSCNPDQKTCEVSSEEYTKCHQGMRRKDPPWLEGVQLTPELIYEYQMHPKTLNEVLKTDLDAMKNFNQPLLVNDQLEQLYLDLEMESFGTKLILEEGMTSSGSDSESSNCSWTESQRKQRRRMVKYGKLMMIHEENAPLPSPLPSQTISYEHS, from the exons ATGGAGGAGGTATTCGTGGAGAACGCCAAGGTGTCGGACTCGGGATACTCCAACACCTGCAGCAACAGCCAGTCGCAGCGCAG CAGCGGCAGCTCGGTCTCGAGGAACAGCAATCGCTCCGAAAGCAGCGGCTACTGCACTAGACGTCCCTCGACCTTCGGATCCAG CAATGAAGCGCTGCCGCAGCCGATCAGCAAGAGGAAGAACAAGGAgcacaagaagaagaagtcgAAAGCGGCGCTCAACGCCGCCGCCGAGGCGGAAGCCGACATGAAGACAGTGACCGCGCTACCGGAAATCGCGTCGTATAACGCTGCCGCGCCGGCAAACACCGTACTTGGCCAGAAACCAG AAGAGGTGACCACCGTAGAATTGGTGGACGCAACGGATCCCGGCGAGCACAACGGCGACACCGTCGCAGACCCGGAAGCAGGACTTGCTTCACGAACGGTCCCCCCGGACGATTCCACGTCTCAGGCCAAT GAGGGATTTTGCGCGGTGATTTCGATGCACGACGGTCTCGTGCTGTACACAACCCCGTCGATATGCACCGCCCTTGGCTATCTCAAAGACGCCTGGATCGGCCGATCTTTCATCGATTATGTGCATCCGAAGGACAAAACCACCTTGGCCGATCAGATCACCAGTGGCATCGCCTCGCCGCAAGAGGAATCTAAgg GCATCAATGGCAGAAGAGCGAGTTTGTTCTGCGGCCTGCGGAGGTTTACCAGGTACAACGTGCTGAAAGGGTATCGCGCGGACGCCAGGTCGAACTTGTACCTGCCATTTCACCTGACCTTGTCGTTCCGGGACCGAACGGCCGAGCAACAGCCCAGCAACCGAGTTATGTTCCTCGTAGTTACCGCTCAACCCGTCCATTCCGCATACAAAG CGCCAGAAGAAACAATAATATCTTCGGTATTCACAACCCGCCACACCGCGACGTGCCACCTATCCCATGTCGATCCCGACGTAGTCCAATACTTCGGCTATCTACCACAGGATATGGTTGGCCGTTCGCTGTTTGACTTCTACCACCCCGAGGATCTACCTTTCATCAAAGACATCTATGAGACT GTGATCAGGCTCGAAGGCTCCTCCTTCAGGTCGAAGCCGTACAGGTTCGCTGTGCAGAACGGGGGCTGCGTCGTTCTCGAGACCGAGTGGTCGTCCTTTATCAATCCCTGGACGAAAAAACTAGAGTTTGTCGTAGGTCAGCATCGGGTGCTCAAGGGGCCGGTGGATCCGGACATCTTCCGCGTGTCGCGCGACACCGAGTGCGGCTACCTGGCCAGCATCAGCGAGGAGGTGCTGAAGGAGGCCAAGATCATCCAGGGCGAAATACGGGCGCTTCTCGACCAG AGCATCCAGAGAACGTCAGATATAACCGAGCACGACGTGTCGAAGCGATGTAAGGATCTAGCGTCCTTCATGGAAAGTCTGCTGCAGGAGACGAAGGTGCCCGGGGTCGGCAAGGACGGACTGCTCGCGGCGGACGAACTCAGGAGCTTTTCG gGATCTCGCAATCCCTTGTTGCAGGAGCACGACAGCGTGATGCTCGGTGAGATCTCGCCCCATCACGAGTACTACGACAGCAAGTCTTCCACGGAGACGCCGCCGAGCTACAACCAACTCAACTACAACGAGAACATCGAGCGCTTCTTCCAGAGCAAACCGCCGGTCGCGACCATGTACGGCAGCGACGAGGAGAACGTTAACTCCAGCAACGACGAAGGTG CGCGGAAGTACATGTCGCTGATAAACGGCAGCGGGACAAGCGGCAGTGGTAGCGCGGAGAATCTGAGCAGCGGTTCCAACAATCAGACGAGCTCGGCGAGTCGGGGCGACGTGTCCAACACCGCCAGCAACAGCAACACCACCGCGACGGAGAGCTTCAAGCCGCCCACGCTGACGGAGACGTTGCTGAATCGCCACAACGAGGATATGGAGAAGCTGATGATGCAGAAGCACCGGGAGCTGCGCTCCAGCATCAAGAATAGTGACAAGCTGAAAGACTCGCGCATCAAGACGGAAAAGGTCAACGGCATAGATCAGAGCGCACATTATGCCAATCAGGGTCACGGAGTTAAGAGAAGCGGCAGTCATAGCTGGGAGGGTGATAGCTTCAAG GTATCGAAGCATGATAAAATCTCGAGAACAAGCACGGCGGGTCCGGCGAACCTTACGACTACTTTCACCAGCATGAATATCGATCAATCGACCGTAGTGCAAACGGGGGCGAATATTAACTTGTGGCCATCGCTGTCGGTCACCATGCCTTCCTCTGCACCTACACAATCCTGCGTTCCATCTCACAA tacCAATTCGGAGGCTGTACCCAGATTTCCGTTACTCCCGTCAGTGATACCGGTGTACTACATACCGGTAGCGCAACCCAACGAGTCCGCGACGACGATGTCGTCATCACAAGAGAAGCTGGGCCCACCGCCGTCAACGCAACCGACGCAACAGAGTCCTTACA tGTTTGCTCCAGTATCTTACGTCGCGACGGCGATGGCCGGAGTGATCTATCCGGCGGTGATCGGCGCACCTCCACCGCGTGCTATGATGTACCGACCCTTTCTAATACCTGAGCAAGCACCAGCGGCAACAACGCGCGAGAACCAGCAGCTCAATGACAAGTGTCCCGATCGCAAACGACCAGCCAGTCAGGCGACCAGCGTTAAGGCCGAGCCGGGGAGCACAATGGCCATGTCCGAGTCCTCCAAAAAGGAAAAGGCCGTATCAGAAGGCCTACTGATTATGAAGGATCATCATCGGCCGACTGACTACAACGGGGACGAGTCAAGCTCGTCCAGCTTCTATAGCAGCTTCCTGTACAAGAGCAGCGACAGTAGCTGCAATCCGGATCAGAAGACGTGCGAGGTCTCTTCCGAG GAATACACCAAATGTCATCAAGGAATGCGAAGGAAGGATCCACCCTGGCTAGAGGGCGTCCAACTGACGCCGGAGTTGATCTACGAGTACCAGATGCATCCAAAGACACTGAACGAGGTGCTAAAAACCGACCTAGACGCGATGAAGAACTTCAATCAGCCATTATTGGTGAACGATCAACTGGAACAGCTCTATCTGGACCTGGAGATGGAAAGTTTCGGCACCAAGCTCATCCTCGAGGAGGGGATGACGTCGAGCGGAAGCGATAGCGAAAGTAGCAACTGCAGTTGGACTGAATCGCAG CGCAAGCAAAGGAGAAGAATGGTGAAGTATGGCAAGCTAATGATGATCCATGAGGAAAATGCGCCTCTACCATCTCCGTTGCCGTCCCAGACTATATCTTACGAGCATTCATAA
- the Per gene encoding period circadian regulator isoform X2 — MEEVFVENAKVSDSGYSNTCSNSQSQRSSGSSVSRNSNRSESSGYCTRRPSTFGSSNEALPQPISKRKNKEHKKKKSKAALNAAAEAEADMKTVTALPEIASYNAAAPANTVLGQKPEVTTVELVDATDPGEHNGDTVADPEAGLASRTVPPDDSTSQANEGFCAVISMHDGLVLYTTPSICTALGYLKDAWIGRSFIDYVHPKDKTTLADQITSGIASPQEESKGINGRRASLFCGLRRFTRYNVLKGYRADARSNLYLPFHLTLSFRDRTAEQQPSNRVMFLVVTAQPVHSAYKAPEETIISSVFTTRHTATCHLSHVDPDVVQYFGYLPQDMVGRSLFDFYHPEDLPFIKDIYETVIRLEGSSFRSKPYRFAVQNGGCVVLETEWSSFINPWTKKLEFVVGQHRVLKGPVDPDIFRVSRDTECGYLASISEEVLKEAKIIQGEIRALLDQSIQRTSDITEHDVSKRCKDLASFMESLLQETKVPGVGKDGLLAADELRSFSGSRNPLLQEHDSVMLGEISPHHEYYDSKSSTETPPSYNQLNYNENIERFFQSKPPVATMYGSDEENVNSSNDEGARKYMSLINGSGTSGSGSAENLSSGSNNQTSSASRGDVSNTASNSNTTATESFKPPTLTETLLNRHNEDMEKLMMQKHRELRSSIKNSDKLKDSRIKTEKVNGIDQSAHYANQGHGVKRSGSHSWEGDSFKVSKHDKISRTSTAGPANLTTTFTSMNIDQSTVVQTGANINLWPSLSVTMPSSAPTQSCVPSHNTNSEAVPRFPLLPSVIPVYYIPVAQPNESATTMSSSQEKLGPPPSTQPTQQSPYMFAPVSYVATAMAGVIYPAVIGAPPPRAMMYRPFLIPEQAPAATTRENQQLNDKCPDRKRPASQATSVKAEPGSTMAMSESSKKEKAVSEGLLIMKDHHRPTDYNGDESSSSSFYSSFLYKSSDSSCNPDQKTCEVSSEEYTKCHQGMRRKDPPWLEGVQLTPELIYEYQMHPKTLNEVLKTDLDAMKNFNQPLLVNDQLEQLYLDLEMESFGTKLILEEGMTSSGSDSESSNCSWTESQRKQRRRMVKYGKLMMIHEENAPLPSPLPSQTISYEHS; from the exons ATGGAGGAGGTATTCGTGGAGAACGCCAAGGTGTCGGACTCGGGATACTCCAACACCTGCAGCAACAGCCAGTCGCAGCGCAG CAGCGGCAGCTCGGTCTCGAGGAACAGCAATCGCTCCGAAAGCAGCGGCTACTGCACTAGACGTCCCTCGACCTTCGGATCCAG CAATGAAGCGCTGCCGCAGCCGATCAGCAAGAGGAAGAACAAGGAgcacaagaagaagaagtcgAAAGCGGCGCTCAACGCCGCCGCCGAGGCGGAAGCCGACATGAAGACAGTGACCGCGCTACCGGAAATCGCGTCGTATAACGCTGCCGCGCCGGCAAACACCGTACTTGGCCAGAAACCAG AGGTGACCACCGTAGAATTGGTGGACGCAACGGATCCCGGCGAGCACAACGGCGACACCGTCGCAGACCCGGAAGCAGGACTTGCTTCACGAACGGTCCCCCCGGACGATTCCACGTCTCAGGCCAAT GAGGGATTTTGCGCGGTGATTTCGATGCACGACGGTCTCGTGCTGTACACAACCCCGTCGATATGCACCGCCCTTGGCTATCTCAAAGACGCCTGGATCGGCCGATCTTTCATCGATTATGTGCATCCGAAGGACAAAACCACCTTGGCCGATCAGATCACCAGTGGCATCGCCTCGCCGCAAGAGGAATCTAAgg GCATCAATGGCAGAAGAGCGAGTTTGTTCTGCGGCCTGCGGAGGTTTACCAGGTACAACGTGCTGAAAGGGTATCGCGCGGACGCCAGGTCGAACTTGTACCTGCCATTTCACCTGACCTTGTCGTTCCGGGACCGAACGGCCGAGCAACAGCCCAGCAACCGAGTTATGTTCCTCGTAGTTACCGCTCAACCCGTCCATTCCGCATACAAAG CGCCAGAAGAAACAATAATATCTTCGGTATTCACAACCCGCCACACCGCGACGTGCCACCTATCCCATGTCGATCCCGACGTAGTCCAATACTTCGGCTATCTACCACAGGATATGGTTGGCCGTTCGCTGTTTGACTTCTACCACCCCGAGGATCTACCTTTCATCAAAGACATCTATGAGACT GTGATCAGGCTCGAAGGCTCCTCCTTCAGGTCGAAGCCGTACAGGTTCGCTGTGCAGAACGGGGGCTGCGTCGTTCTCGAGACCGAGTGGTCGTCCTTTATCAATCCCTGGACGAAAAAACTAGAGTTTGTCGTAGGTCAGCATCGGGTGCTCAAGGGGCCGGTGGATCCGGACATCTTCCGCGTGTCGCGCGACACCGAGTGCGGCTACCTGGCCAGCATCAGCGAGGAGGTGCTGAAGGAGGCCAAGATCATCCAGGGCGAAATACGGGCGCTTCTCGACCAG AGCATCCAGAGAACGTCAGATATAACCGAGCACGACGTGTCGAAGCGATGTAAGGATCTAGCGTCCTTCATGGAAAGTCTGCTGCAGGAGACGAAGGTGCCCGGGGTCGGCAAGGACGGACTGCTCGCGGCGGACGAACTCAGGAGCTTTTCG gGATCTCGCAATCCCTTGTTGCAGGAGCACGACAGCGTGATGCTCGGTGAGATCTCGCCCCATCACGAGTACTACGACAGCAAGTCTTCCACGGAGACGCCGCCGAGCTACAACCAACTCAACTACAACGAGAACATCGAGCGCTTCTTCCAGAGCAAACCGCCGGTCGCGACCATGTACGGCAGCGACGAGGAGAACGTTAACTCCAGCAACGACGAAGGTG CGCGGAAGTACATGTCGCTGATAAACGGCAGCGGGACAAGCGGCAGTGGTAGCGCGGAGAATCTGAGCAGCGGTTCCAACAATCAGACGAGCTCGGCGAGTCGGGGCGACGTGTCCAACACCGCCAGCAACAGCAACACCACCGCGACGGAGAGCTTCAAGCCGCCCACGCTGACGGAGACGTTGCTGAATCGCCACAACGAGGATATGGAGAAGCTGATGATGCAGAAGCACCGGGAGCTGCGCTCCAGCATCAAGAATAGTGACAAGCTGAAAGACTCGCGCATCAAGACGGAAAAGGTCAACGGCATAGATCAGAGCGCACATTATGCCAATCAGGGTCACGGAGTTAAGAGAAGCGGCAGTCATAGCTGGGAGGGTGATAGCTTCAAG GTATCGAAGCATGATAAAATCTCGAGAACAAGCACGGCGGGTCCGGCGAACCTTACGACTACTTTCACCAGCATGAATATCGATCAATCGACCGTAGTGCAAACGGGGGCGAATATTAACTTGTGGCCATCGCTGTCGGTCACCATGCCTTCCTCTGCACCTACACAATCCTGCGTTCCATCTCACAA tacCAATTCGGAGGCTGTACCCAGATTTCCGTTACTCCCGTCAGTGATACCGGTGTACTACATACCGGTAGCGCAACCCAACGAGTCCGCGACGACGATGTCGTCATCACAAGAGAAGCTGGGCCCACCGCCGTCAACGCAACCGACGCAACAGAGTCCTTACA tGTTTGCTCCAGTATCTTACGTCGCGACGGCGATGGCCGGAGTGATCTATCCGGCGGTGATCGGCGCACCTCCACCGCGTGCTATGATGTACCGACCCTTTCTAATACCTGAGCAAGCACCAGCGGCAACAACGCGCGAGAACCAGCAGCTCAATGACAAGTGTCCCGATCGCAAACGACCAGCCAGTCAGGCGACCAGCGTTAAGGCCGAGCCGGGGAGCACAATGGCCATGTCCGAGTCCTCCAAAAAGGAAAAGGCCGTATCAGAAGGCCTACTGATTATGAAGGATCATCATCGGCCGACTGACTACAACGGGGACGAGTCAAGCTCGTCCAGCTTCTATAGCAGCTTCCTGTACAAGAGCAGCGACAGTAGCTGCAATCCGGATCAGAAGACGTGCGAGGTCTCTTCCGAG GAATACACCAAATGTCATCAAGGAATGCGAAGGAAGGATCCACCCTGGCTAGAGGGCGTCCAACTGACGCCGGAGTTGATCTACGAGTACCAGATGCATCCAAAGACACTGAACGAGGTGCTAAAAACCGACCTAGACGCGATGAAGAACTTCAATCAGCCATTATTGGTGAACGATCAACTGGAACAGCTCTATCTGGACCTGGAGATGGAAAGTTTCGGCACCAAGCTCATCCTCGAGGAGGGGATGACGTCGAGCGGAAGCGATAGCGAAAGTAGCAACTGCAGTTGGACTGAATCGCAG CGCAAGCAAAGGAGAAGAATGGTGAAGTATGGCAAGCTAATGATGATCCATGAGGAAAATGCGCCTCTACCATCTCCGTTGCCGTCCCAGACTATATCTTACGAGCATTCATAA